From the Serinus canaria isolate serCan28SL12 chromosome 21, serCan2020, whole genome shotgun sequence genome, one window contains:
- the KLHDC7A gene encoding kelch domain-containing protein 7A, with protein sequence MPQRVPPAWHSDMQLPGKLLLSAAALLLLSLAFRFYRNRSPPPGKIPPGEQRENRDGDGDGALRKRSRRDGWDKSGNGPGMRHAALGGEQSFPRNEEEEGEEVDSELIPRKAPLGPARMERELGRKLGWKLGIKSEGEAGVELGSDPGSRTGSELGKEPGSRLGIKPGNNPGRKPGSEPGSKLITKPGNESGSEQTRELGHKLGNKLGIESGIELGNEPGSKLDSKAGIEVGTELGSEPGNKLGMEVGSEPGMSLGSDLGSHDPGAVAGGRDSPAGKDASAPSSRRSPGIPDARTEGDGCAQSTEQDPAGAGRSRENSTGTVRTLSVTSSLGLLLTASEAGSDTSYCFSSVAKIQVEENFIPERRDKDRDSSPRPGLRGKVYDYFVQSTSESVSRRTSLPFVPAGTSQCHGEQGQAEPWSPGTQGENPALETPDPDPSSAPQEGTESPPEPPSPDRKSSTPGISPQLPLPGGVPAAGPEPCQVSPPGQVHLGNCSEVLRAAKAQQLRALQDAALQVMSDHLLQVLRSPAIYGRLNAGERELLPALRSRGRPRLVVADVPPAEPGHRRGRLCYYDEDGDRWCQLCQLPAEVAGRGCAVCSMFNYLFVVPGWEGAGPERSPSRRVLCYDPLGDSWRDICPLRQARPHCQLVALDGHLYAIGGECLATMERYDPRRDRWAFAAALPRDTFAVAHAATACDGDIYVTGGTLRSLLLRYDTRGDSWAASPAVGDKDRTAELVSAHGFLYRFQLRRGVGGTEVAVSRCSASARLWYRCGSHPLPEPAGLRCAALGGLVHCLGRGFHLRFLADPVSPRFGAKELRPFPAPHGSLLPSVLVLPEGGTEPPRP encoded by the exons ATGCCCCAGCGGGTGCCCCCGGCCTGGCACTCGGACATGCAGCTGCCCGGGAAGCTGCTCCTGTCGGCGGCCGcgctgctgctcctgtccctggcctTCAGGTTTTATAGGAACCGCTCGCCTCCCCCGGGAAAAATCCCGCCGGGAGAGCAGCGAGAAAAccgggatggggatggggatggggccctgaggaagaggagcaggagggatgggtgGGACAAGTCTGGGAATGGCCCCGGGATGCGGCACGCGGCTCTCGGCGGGGAGCAGAGCTTTCCAaggaatgaggaggaggaaggagaggaggtggATTCGGAGCTGATTCCCAGGAAAGCTCCGCTCGGTCCGGCCAGGATGGAAAGGGAGTTGGGAAGGAAACTGGGATGGAAGTTGGGAATTAAATCAGAAGGTGAGGCGGGGGTTGAGCTGGGGAGTGATCCCGGGAGCAGGACGGGAAGCGAGCTGGGAAAAGAGCCGGGAAGCAGGCTGGGAATCAAGCCGGGAAACAATCCAGGAAGAAAGCCAGGAAGTGAGCCAGGAAGCAAATTGATAACGAAGCCAGGAAATGAGTCGGGAAGTGAGCAGACAAGAGAGCTGGGACACAAGCTGGGAAATAAACTGGGAATTGAGTCAGGAATCGAGCTGGGAAATGAACCGGGAAGCAAGCTGGATAGTAAGGCAGGAATTGAAGTGGGAACTGAGCTGGGAAGTGAACCGGGAAACAAGCTGGGAA TGGAGGTGGGAAGTGAGCCGGGGATGTCGTTGGGAAGCGATCTGGGCTCTCACGACCCCGGGGCCGTGGCCGGAGGCCGGGACAGCCCCGCAGGGAAGGACGCATCTGCCCCGAGCTCCCGGCGTTCCCCAGGGATTCCCGACGCTCGGACAGAGGGGGATGGATGCGCCCAGAGCACGGAGCAGGATccggctggagcagggaggagcagagagaacagCACGGGGACAGTCCGGACCCTCAGCGTCACCTCCAGCCTGGGACTGCTGCTGACGGCGAGCGAGGCGGGCTCGGACACCTCCTACTGCTTCTCCTCCGTGGCCAAGATCCAGGTGGAGGAGAACTTCATCCCGGAGCGCcgggacaaggacagggacagctcgCCCAGGCCTGGCCTGCGGGGCAAAGTCTACGACTACTTCGTGCAGTCCACCTCCGAGTCGGTGTCCAGGCGGACGTCCCTGCCCTTCGTCCCTGCGGGGACATCTCAGTGTCAcggggagcagggccaggcagagccGTGGAGCCCCGGAACCCAGGGGGAGAATCCAGCTTTGGAAACTCCTGATCCCGACCCCTCCTCAGCTCCACAGGAGGGCACGGAGAGCCCCCCCGAGCCACCTTCTCCCGACAGGAAGAGCAGCACCCCGGGGATCTCCCCCCAGCTCCCGCTGCCCGGTGGGGTTCCAGCTGCGGGTCCTGAGCCGTGCCAGGTGTCACCGCCCGGCCAGGTGCACCTGGGGAACTGCTCCGAGGTTCTGCGCGCGGCCAAGGCGCAGCAGCTGCGGGCCCTGCAGGACGCCGCGCTCCAGGTGATGAGCGACCacctcctgcaggtgctgcgCTCCCCGGCCATCTACGGCCGCCTCAACGCCGGCGAGCGGGAGCTGCTCCCGGCGCTCCGGAGCCGCGGGCGGCCGCGCCTGGTGGTGGCCGATGTCCCCCCGGCCGAGCCCGGCCACCGCCGCGGCCGCCTCTGCTACTACGACGAGGACGGGGACCgctggtgccagctgtgccagctgccgGCCGAGGTGGCCGGGCGGGGCTGTGCCGTGTGCTCCATGTTCAATTACCTGTTCGTGGTGCCCGGCTGGGAGGGCGCGGGCCCGGAGCGGAGCCCCTCGCGCCGCGTGCTCTGCTACGACCCCCTGGGCGACAGCTGGCGCGACATCTGTCCCCTGCGCCAGGCGCGGCCACATTGCCAGCTGGTGGCCCTGGACGGCCACCTCTACGCCATCGGGGGCGAGTGCTTGGCCACCATGGAGCGCTACGACCCCCGGCGCGACCGCTGGGCCTTCGCCGCCGCCCTGCCCCGGGACACCTTCGCCGTGGCCCACGCGGCCACCGCTTGCGACGGGGACATTTACGTCACCGGGGGCACCCTGCGCTCGCTGCTGCTGCGCTACGACACCCGCGGGGACAGCTGGGCCGCCAGCCCGGCCGTCGGCGACAAGGACAGGACGGCCGAGCTGGTGAGCGCCCACGGGTTCCTGTACCGCTTCCAGCTGCGGCGCGGCGTGGGCGGCACCGAGGTGGCCGTGTCGCGGTGCAGCGCCAGCGCCAGGCTGTGGTACCGCTGTGGCAGCCACCCCCTGCCCGAGCCGGCCGGGCTGCGCTGCGCCGCCCTGGGCGGCCTCGTCCACTGCCTGGGCCGCGGCTTCCATCTCCGCTTCCTGGCCGACCCCGTCTCGCCGCGCTTCGGGGCCAAGGAGCTGCGGCCCTTCCCGGCGCCCCACGGGAGCCTCCTGCCCTCGGTCCTGGTGCTGCCCGAGGGGGGCACGGAGCCACCGCGGCCCTGA
- the IGSF21 gene encoding immunoglobulin superfamily member 21 isoform X2 has translation MFSTNFSQMENYRKREDLVYQSTVRLPEVRISDNGPYECHVGIYDRATREKVVLASGNVFLNVMAPPTSISVLAADTPAPFSRYQAQNFTLVCVVSGGKPAPLVYFKRDGEPIEATPLPEPPAGASSWAPRSLLHRDLDDTKVPKSLAADGELGMGNPFPTADPPRGLAAERDAVTESIPETVVSREFPRWVHMAEPIYYFRHTHAPVSDGTVEARATLTWTLNPQIDNEALFSCEVKHPALSMPMQSEVTLVAPKGPKITMTPTRARVGDTVRILVQGFQNEVFPEPLFTWTRVGSRLLDGSAEHDGKELVLERVPAELNGSMYRCTAQNPLGSTDTHTRLIVFENPNIPRGPEDSNGSLPGHCGFRFVLALTLTVILELT, from the exons ATGTTTTCCACCAACTTTTCCCAGATGGAAAACTACCGGAAGCGGGAAGACCTCGTTTACCAATCCACCGTACG CCTTCCCGAGGTCCGGATCTCGGACAATGGTCCCTACGAGTGCCACGTGGGGATCTACGACCGAGCCACGAGGGAAAAGGTGGTCCTGGCCTCCGGGAATGTGTTCCTGAACGTGATGG ctcccccaaCGTCCATCTCGGTGCTGGCCGCGGACACCCCGGCGCCCTTCAGCCGCTACCAGGCACAGAACTTCACCCTGGTGTGCGTGGTGTCCGGCGGGAAGCCCGCGCCACTG GTGTACTTCAAGCGGGACGGGGAGCCCATCGAGGCCACCCCGCTGCCGGAGCCGCCGGCCGGCGCCAGCAGCTGGGCCCCCCGGAGCCTCCTGCACCGCGACCTGGATGACACCAAGGTGCCCAAATCCCTGGCGGCCGACGGcgagctgggaatggggaaccCCTTTCCCACGGCGGATCCGCCGCGGGGGCTGGCGGCCGAGCGGGATGCGGTGACGGAAAGCATTCCCGAGACGGTGGTGAGCCGGGAATTCCCGCGCTGGGTGCACATGGCCGAGCCCATCTATTACTTCCGGCACACGCACGCGCCCGTCAGCGACGGCACCGTCGAGGCCCGGGCCACCCTCACGTGGACCCTGAACCCCCAAATCGACAACGAGGCGCTCTTCAGCTGCGAGGTCAAGCACCCGGCGCTCTCCATGCCCATGCAGTCTGAGGTCACGCTAG TTGCTCCCAAGGGTCCGAAGATCACGATGACCCCGACGAGGGCACGTGTGGGGGACACGGTGCGGATCCTCGTGCAGGGCTTCCAG aacGAGGTGTTCCCGGAGCCGCTGTTCACCTGGACGCGCGTGGGGAGCCGGCTCCTGGACGGCAGCGCGGAGCACGACGggaaggagctggtgctggagcgGGTCCCGGCCGAGCTCAACGGCTCCATGTACCGCTGCACGGCCCAGAACCCGCTGGGCTCCACCGACACCCACACCCGCCTCATCGTCTTCG AAAATCCCAATATTCCCAGAGGACCAGAAGACTCCAACG gttCACTTCCCGGCCACTGCGGCTTCAGATTCGTTTTGGCGCTCACCCTGACAGTGATCCTGGAGCTCACGTGA